In Eisenibacter elegans DSM 3317, the genomic window TGGGCTTTTGGTTTATATAACATCTAAAAACCCAACTTCTATGTTCCGACAAATGTTTTGGTACTGCCTCAGTCTGTGTTGTCTCTGCTGGAGTGGCATCAGCCCCACCCCTGCGCCTAACCCTCTGGCACAAAAGCTGGTACAAGCTTACCCCGATTTTTTATTGCGAGTAGAAGGAAACGAACTCATCTGGAAAGATGGTACCCGGATGTTGATTGACGACGGGCGAAGCAAAAGTTTTGAGCAGCGCCTAGCCAACGCCGACCTCAAAGACCAGCTCTCACAAACCTACCCCAAAGGATACCCCTATCCTACCCCTGCCCTCAACCAAGACCCCGGACGGATACGATGTGAAGCTTTTTTTAGGAAAATGTATGGCGCTAGCGAGCAAGCCGTGCGCCAACACCTCGTGGCTGTGCGCTGGTTGCCTTCTAGCATCAACAAAACCTTATATGTAACCCAGCTCAACGGAGTGGCCGAGAAACTACAAGCTGTCGCCAATATACTCGACAAGCGCCCTCACCTACACCCATACCTCAACAACCCTGCGGGTACATTTAACTGGCGTTTCGTCAGCGGCACACAAAACCTCAGCACCCACAGCTTCGGCATTGCCATTGATATCAATGTCAATTATTCGGACTATTGGCAGTGGGCACCCAAAGGCCAAGCACTGGTATACAAAAATCGGATTCCTTGGGAAATTGTGGAAGTCTTTGAGCAACACGGCTTTATATGGGGGGGCAAATGGTATCACTACGACACCATGCACTTTGAGTATAGGCCGGAACTGTTATAATTTGGTCGAAAAAAAATTAGTTGTTTTTTGGTTTACCGATATTATTTGTACATTTGTCGAATAATACGCAACACTCACCGAAAATATCTCGTACAAACCTATATACCAACAAGACAACCGTTATGAGAAAGTTCTTTTATTTCATCTTACTCGCCGGCTTGGTATCAGCCTGCCAAAGCGGCGGAGAAACCAACGACAAAGACGCAACATCGGGCTTGAGTGAGGCCGGCGCAGTGTCTTGTTTGGCCAATCAACAATCCAAATTAGAGCAATTGATGTCCAAGTCGTTTGTAGGCCAGTATGTCAGCCTAAGTGAAGACGCAACACTTAACACCTCTTCACATCAAGGTCCGCAAAATGGATATCTCAATAAAGCTATTTGGACTTGGACTTTGGGGGAGCGTACCGTAGAAGGGACGGCTGGCGTACGCTGGCGCGAAACAGAAAGTGGTTTTTTGGGCATCAGCGGGTTTACAACCTTTGTAGAAGGCTCATCTGTTGATGGTTATGATGGCGCAAGCGCCGCAGAGTATCTGTCTTTATTGTATCGGACAGAAGAGCGAGTGGCCGTGCGCCCGGTAGCACAAAACGATGATCTCCTCAGCCCACAAGAACGTGAAATAGCCAAAGGCCTAGAGAAACAAATCAGCTATAATACCAAGATTTTGGATGTGCCCGAGGTAGGCGATGCAGCTCGATGGGATGTGCTCAATAAGACACTCTTGGTAGCCCATAAAAATGTACTCTTTGGCATTCGCTCGCAAGTTGAAGCCGATGAGGAAGCCAATATAGCCCTAGCTGTGAAGATTGCTAGAGATTTGCTTAAAAAATGCCATTAAAATACCTCCCATCCACAACCGGCTTTTCTTTTACCAGCTATCTACTTATTCGACCTTTATAAACAGGTGTGTGTTTATATACCCGGAGTTCCGACGCCACTTGGCGATCGGAACTTTTTTTGTGCCTGCGGTTAGGTAGCCCCTAAAAAACAGCCAACGGCATCAACAATCCCTAAACAGGCGTAGGGAGAATATTAGTTTTGAATAGCTTGATAGCAATGGCCAGCAAGATGATGCCAAAGACCTTGCGCAGGATATTAAGCCCTGATTTGCCCAGCCGCTGCCCAATAGGTTTGGAAAGCTTAAGCACCAAATACACAAACAACAGGTTGACGACTACCCCCACCATCACGTTGGCTTGCTCATACTCGGCTTTGAGCGAGATGAGCGTAGTCATTGTGCCGGCTCCAGCAATGAGCGGAAAAGCCAAAGGAACAATCGTAGAAGTACTTTGCTCTTCGGCATCTTCTCTGAAAAGTGTGATGCCCAAGACCATCTCGATACCCAAAGCAAAAATAATGATAGAGCCAGCTACGGCAAAGGAGGCGATATCAATCCCAAAAAGCTTTAAAATAGAATCCCCCAAAAACAAAAAAACAAACATCAGTACCCCCGCCACAATGGTCGCCTTCTCTGATTCAATATGCCCTTGGCGCTTCTGGATGTCCAAAATAATGGGGATAGAACCCAAAATATCAATCACCGAAAAAAGTACTAGAGATACCGACATAATCTCTTTGAAGTTGAACATATCCAGCATAACTTAATTTTGTGCTAACTTTGCTTATATTATTGTTTTTAGTTGTGCGCTTGGCGCAGCACAAATATAATGGTTAATTATCGGAATGGCTCATTGAGCATCCAAATACCCCCTGTATCACACTCAAACCCTATAAAAATATGAATATCGGAGACCGCGTACGCCTTTTACACGGGCGCGAAGAAGGAGTTATCACCCGCTTGATAGACCCAAAGCTGGTAGAAGTAGAAATAGAAGATGGTTTTACGATTCCTGTACTCAAAACCGAACTGGTAACCATTGCCAAAGAAGAAGGAGAGCGATTTGGTACACCCAACAAAGAAGCCAGCAGCCCTAAGGAAGCCGCCAAGCCTCAGGTAATGAGCCAAAAGGGCTTTTATGCGGCTTTTGTGCCTGTAAATGATAAGCAGCTTTCGCTATACCTTATCAATAATACGGATTATGACCTCTGCCTGAGTGTGTCCGAAGAACGTGATAGCCTACACAATGGCCTCTATGCAGGCGTTTTGGGTAAACGCAAAACCCAAAAAGTACACAGCCTCTCGCTCGACCAGTTTGAGCAATGGGGAGTGTTTGTTTTCCAAGCACTTTATTTTGCTATGGGCAAACATCAACACAAAACCCCCTTTTATCGCAAGCTCAAGTGTAAGGCCAACAGTTTTTTCAAGAGCAAGAAAGAAGCACCTATCTTGGGTAAGCAGGCCTATACCCTACAGCTCGACCGTGAGGATAGCCCTTGGCAAGTGCAGGTAGACATACAGGTACACCTTAGCGATGAGGAAGCCCCAACCCAACCAAGCGTAGACCCCATACGCCTAAGAGAGCAACTGTTGGCTCCCAATAGCTTGACTGATGAACTGGTAGTCCCTCAGAGTAGCTCCAAAGCCGCCACACACAATCTCAAGGAGGTTGATCTCCATATCGAAAAGTTGACACCACACTACGCTAAAATGAACAATGCGGAGATGCTGACCCTACAGCTCGATACTTTTGAGCGCTACCTAGACCAAGCCATTGCTGCCGGAATAACAGAGCTGGTTTTCATACACGGTGTAGGCAACGGCAAACTACGTCAAGAGATTCACCGCCGCCTAAGCAAGCATCCTCATATCCGCCATTACCAAGACGCAAAGCGCGAAAAATTTGGCTATGGCGCTACTTTAGTGGCTATCTAGTGAAATAGCGCCTTTTGGCCGCAGACCTATAAGGTTTTGAAAACCTTATAGGTTGCTCAGAAATAGTAAAACTTCGCTCAGGCACACCCTCATATATTGGTGTCTTGTCGGTATCCTCATCATTCAGTAGTAGACATTCCCAAAGATTTGATACGCTTGCGTTCGACACGTGCCGTAATACTGATACTGATTTCGTAGAGCACACTCAAGGGCAGAAAAATCAATACTTGGCTGAACATGTCCGGAGGGGTCAACACCGCCGCGACCACTAAGATAATCACAATGGCATGGCGGCGATAAGTACGTAAAAATGCGGCGCTAATAAGCCCCGCCGCAGCCAAAAAATAGACAAATACCGGCAGCTGAAACAAGATAGCAGAAGCCAGCACAATGCTCGTCAGGGTAGATACATAGGAGATGATATCAAACTCATTGATGATAGAAGGATCGAGGGTATAGCCTGCCAAAAAGTTGATAGACAAGGGCGAGATGATATAATAGCCAAACAACACGCCCAGAATAAACAACAGGCTGACAAAAAAAGTAGCGCCACGGGCGGCCTTCTGTTCGGCAGGATAAAGACCAGGGCGTATAAAGCTCCATATTTCCCAAAAAGCATAAGGGAATGCTAGAATAAGGCCGATGACCGCCGAGGAGGTCAAGTGCATCATAAACTGACCTGCCATCTGTCGGCTTTGAATCGTAAAGTTGAGTTGATTGATACACAGCGCCTTAGTTTGTAATAATTCGCTTAGTTGGCAGAGCGCTTGATAAGTCCAAAAATCTGTGCGCGAAGGTCCCAAAATCACCACCCCAAATACAAAAGGCTTGGCCAAAAAAGCGGCAATGCCAAACACAAAAATGGCAGCGCCAGAGCGGATGAGGTGCCAACGCAGCTCTTCGAGGTGGTCAATGAAGCTCATTTCTTTCTCAGTAGTAGCCGCCTCTTGGCGGTTTTGGCGTAGGGCTTGGGCTACGTGTCCTATCAGTCCTAGTTTGGCAGGTTGTTTCATATATTTTTGGGCGGAAATCAAGTAGACTACAAAGTTACACAATGCCTTTGGAGTAAAAAAGCGCTCATAAACCCTATCTTTGCAACGCAAAACAAAACAAAGATGATTAGTTGGATTTATTTGGTCATAGCCGGGCTTTTCGAGACCGGGTTTGCTACCTGCCTCGGCAAGGCACAAGAAAGCGAAGGAGCTACAGCGATTTATTGGTATGTAGGGTTTGCGCTCTGCCTAACGGTGAGTATGCTGCTTTTATGGAAAGCTACCCAAGTACTGCCTATCGGCACTGCTTATGCCGTCTGGACGGGCATTGGCGCAGTAGGAACGGTGGTGATGGGAATTTGGCTTTTTGCAGAGCCGGTGGCCTTTTGGCGAATGTTTTTCTTGGCGACGCTTATTGCTTCTATCATCGGGCTGAAAGCCGTTACGAAGGGTTAGCACTGGTGGTTGTATGTTCCTACACATCCACTGAATTAAAGACTTATTCACGCCACTGGATATTTTTCAAATCCCACAGTTAATACTACAGGCTAAGTCTTATTTTACCCCCAAAATAAGGTCTGAGCTTGTCTTGGAGCTGGAACTCCGAGCTACTTTTCCAAAAATGTCCAGAGGCCTGGGCTTTGCATAATCAAGCAAAGATTAGTGATGGGAAATATAGCGTCTAAAAATCATATTTCTATCGAATTATGAGCTTAGGGGTTTTATTTTGGTGTCAATGAGCCGTGTTTTAAACCATCACTTACTATTTTTGTTCCAAAGAGACTACCCCTATGGCGATTAGACATTCCCAAGCCCACCAATACGATGCAGTACATTTTTTTGAATTTGGCTATAGCCCTTCCCGACTTTTGCCTTTTCTAAAGGTACACTGTTATTGGCTCGACGGTGTATTAATTGATACCGCACAACGCCGGATGCAGCCTCAGGTGTTGTCGGCCTTACAGTCGTTGCCTATACATAGCATCTTGCTCACCCACTACCACGAAGACCACTCGGGCAATGCCGCCGCACTCTCCCAACAAACCCAAGCGCCTGTGTATGCCGGGATGCTTACTCAGCAGTTGATGCAGGATTTGCCTCCCATACTCCCTTATCAACATTGGGCTTTTGGGGCGGCAACACCGCTGACAGACATACAGCCCCTACCTGAAGTCATCGAAACGGAACACTATCGGCTGGAACCGCTTTTTTGCCCCGGCCATTCCCCCGACCACTACGCATTTCTGGAGCCCTCACAAGGTTGGCTCTTTGCCGGAGATTTGTTCTTGGGTAAATTAAAATACACCCGCCGCGACGAAAACCCCAAAGAATTGATGGCTTCTATCGAACGGGTGCTGCAATATGATTTTGACGTGCTTTTTTGTGCCCACAATCCTCGTCTCACCCAAGGCAAACAAGCCTTGGCCGAAAAACTAGCCTACCTACAAGCGCTGCGCGAAGAAGCCAATTATTGGCACCGCAAAGGTTATGGTCTGAGCGCTATCCAACGTAAGGTCAAGCTGCCCGACAGCCTCTTCGTCCGCCTGTGGACTTGGGACGATGTACGGGCGCGCTATCTCATTCAGGGGCTGCTGGATGCGCCCATAACAGCGCTTATCGCCGCCAGTTAGAGATGGTAAAACCTATCGTCCAACGGGTATCGTTATTTTTACGGCCTTCTACTACCACACTCTCAAAAGAGTTTTCGATGGCTGTCTGGATGGCAAAATAAGCTGAGAGGGGCAACTCCAACGAAGCGATGCCATTCCAACGAAAGTTATCCTTATCGAGGGCAGGCTGTAAAAAGGCTATGTGTCTGAAGATGAGCTTGTTGGAAAAAAATCGGTATTCCCCTTTGATACGGGTAGAATTACGCCATACGCTGATGTCTTCACGCTCCGGGGAGTCAAAATCAGTAGTTTCGTACATAATGGCATTGCTGATAGAAAACTTGTAGTTGTTCGTTTTGATAATCCGCCAAGCCAAGCCCGCCCCGGCAAGATAACGCAGTTTGATTTTACGCAAGTTGCTCACCTCTCCAAAGCCAAAGGCAATGCCATAAAAGCGGCGTTCGTGAAAAATCCCCACGTTGAGATCAGTACTATAATCTCGCTCAGCCAGTACTCCTGCTTGACTGCCGTATACATAGCGGGGGCTCATATCAAAGCTAAAGACCGACCCGGGGCGCTCATAAGATAAGCTAAGGCCTGTTTCGACCAATATCCGTTCAATGTTTCCGGCAGTAGCCAAGCCTCGTCCTGTAAAGCGTGCGCGCAAGTTGGGGTTGGGCTTCACCACTTGTGTCTGTACGGTGTTGAGTGTAGTATTGCTCGCTGGGTCGGCCTGCAAGGTCCGTATCACTTGTTGGAGAGAGTCGATTTGGCGCAGCGCCAAACTGTCTGTGGTTTGGGCTAGAATAGCCTGAGGTATCAACCCAAAACAAAACAACGCTGCCAAATAGTGGAGCGTATTGTTTACCAAAGTATGTGTGTGTCTCATTGTGAGTATATGATGGGGTAAAAATTAGCAACAAGCAAACATACGCAACAGCCCCGTGCGAGTTGGGGCTTAATGTGTGCTAATTTACCAATCCCCTACTTGCGTTTATGAAGCAGCCCAAGCAATTCAAGAAGGCCGCCTGCCCGACAACGGTTTGTGGGATACTCAAGAAAAAGGAATGGAAGCCAAAAAAACTGGTATCTGATAGAGATATAGTTCGTTTTTTATCTCACCAAGCCAAGAAAAAATTATCTTTACCCTCATACCAACCTTCATACATAGGCTGCGTATGTGCTTAGGCGTTGCTCCCACACCAAACCCAGAACAATATGAACCGCAACAAAAAACTAACCCGCATCCTTTCTATCGATGGCGGAGGAATTCGAGGAATTTTACCCGGGCAAGTCCTTGTAGCGCTTGAAAATAAGCTGCGCCTGCGCACAGGCAATCCTGATGCCCGTTTGGCTGATTTTTTTGACCTTCTGGCCGGCACTAGCACTGGTGGTATCCTGACCTGTCTCTTGCTTACTCCCAGCACGGAAGTGCCTAGCCGCCCACGTTTTGGGGCTGAGGAGGCCGTGGCGCTCTATCTCCAAAATGGAAGTGCCATTTTTGATGTACCGTTGTGGCACGGGCTACGTACTGTTCGGGGGATTCTGAATGCACGCTACCCTGCTAAGGCCATTGAATCTGTAATACAAGGATATCTGGGAGACCTAAAACTGAGCGAGTTGGTCAAGCCTTGTTTGATTACTTCATACGATGTACAGCGCTGCCGACCTAAGTTTTTTACACAACACAACGCTCTAGAAGGGCTAAAACGAGGCAATTTAGGCCACGATTTTTACGTTCGTGAGGTTGCCCGTGCGACCTCTGCCGCACCTACTTATTTTCCGGCAGCCAATGTAACTTCACTTTCGGGAGTGCACTACCCGCTGATAGACGGGGGTATTTTTGCCAATAACCCTACGCTCTGTGCGTATGCCGAAGCGCGGCAAATGGATTTTGGGGAGGAGAAAATACACCCCAACGCAGCCGATATGCTGATTCTTTCGCTCGGAACAGGCAATAACTCTACTTCGTATGAATACCAAAAGATCCGAAATTGGGGTATTGCAGAATGGATTCAGCCGCTAATAGACATGATGATGAATGGGGTGTCACAAACGGTTGATTATCAGCTCCGACAGATGTACGACGCCGTCGGTACACCCCATCAGTACATCCGTATAGACCCCATCTTTGGTGATGCCAAGCCTAGTATGGACGATGCCTCCGAACAAAACCTGAAGGCCTTGGCCGCCGCCGGCATTGAAACCGCCGAAATTCACGATGCTACCCTCGACCGTGTCGTAGATATGCTTATTGCCAATGCCTGATTTCCTTCGTTGATTTTCTTATGCCTCAGCACTTCTCCAAGATACTCGCCTTGTTACACAGCGGCCAAGTTGATAATATCTACCTTGCCTTGAGTTTGGCGCATCATCACTATGCCGCTCTTTTTGAGGAACAGGTGGGCTATAGCCCTGCCAGTTTCCGTAATTTGGTCGATTGGTTGGCGGCTTATGCACCCGACACCCTACATCGTCCGCTATATGAGGTAGATATGCTGTTTCTCAACAGCCGAAATATTCAAGAACTGCCAGAGGCCTTGCCCTATCTGAGCAATTTGCAAATTTTGTCGCTAGACCAAAACACGCTGACACATTTTCCTATCCAGATTACGGCCTTACCCAAGCTACGAGCCCTATACCTGAGTAATAACCAAATTAACGCCATCCCCCAAGCACTTGGGCAACTAAGACAGCTCAAAATGTTGCACATCAGCCATAACAGGCTCGTTTCGCTGCCTGAGAGCCTAACCCAGCTCTCAGCGCTCGAAGTGCTTAATATCAGCCACAATGCTATCAAACAGCTACCCCAGAGTATTGGCCGACTCCAGCGCTTGCGAAGCCTCCAACTAACTTATAATCAGCTGGAGGCTTTACCCGAAGGGTTGGGAATGCTCCCTTTGCTCAATCCACTATGCCTCTATGGCAACCCTACAGAGTTGTTTATCCCTCCAAGTTTGAGAGATACACCCTTGCTGAGCCAACGGCGTTGTTGAGTGGGTATTTACTTGTAACGCTTTAGGGGTATTCAATTTATTTTTGGATAACCCCTAACAATCTCACTTCTTCAGGTCTTTTTTAGCAACGTAGTTGCCACAACATCGGTAGAGTTGAATGCTCCCTTATACCTTGTTGGCTAGGTTTTTCTGCAACAATGCCTGCATAATGCCGTTTTTGAGCCCTACGTCCGGCACAAGCATTTGTGAGGCTTGGGCTGCTTCCATCGCCGAGATATAAATATCTGCAGCTGGCGGCAGCGTTTCTGCACGGTCGGGGTTGAGCTTAAGCCTATGGATACGAGTAGGGATATCAAAGGCTGCCACATAATTGCGGATCGTGCGGATTTCGTCAATGGGCAAGATATCTCCCTTTTTGGAGAGCATCGAGGCTATTTTGTTGATATTCCCTCCAGTCCCGATGGCCATCAAGGGAGTGGGACTGGGGTTGACTTGAAGCTGCTCTCGAATCCAGCTTTCTAAGGCTTTTAGTTTTTCTTGGAAAGAAGTGCTTTGCGCATTGCGTATAGAGCCTATTTCATAAGATTGCGTGGCCACTTTTTGTCGGTCTATGTAATAGTTCAGCTCTGTGCTTCCCCCGCCGACATCGATGTGTATGTAGTTTTTGTCGGCATCCAGCAGACTACCAATCACCTGTCCGGTATATTCTGCCTCTTGTTTGCCATCAATAATTTGGATTTGGAGGCCGAAGCGGTCTTCTATTTTTTTGGCTATATCGAGTCCGTTGCTGGCTTCGCGCATAGCAGAAGTAGCCAAAGCTAGATAGTCTTCGACTTGATGCAAATCCATCAAAAGTTTGAAGGCGTGCATCAGCTTGAGCATTTCTTGCTGTTTTTCTTTATCTATTTTGCCGGTTTCAAAAACGCTCTTACCCAAGCGTAGTGGAAACCGCACATATTCAACTTGTTTGAGTGTGGGTTGAGGCTCTTCCTCTATCACACGGCTGATATATAGGCGTGCGCCGTTGGAGCCGATGTCTATGGCAGCTAAATTCACAAGCGATGGGGTTTGGTGCAACTTTAGTGTAAGTCAAAGTTACAAAAAAAAACGGATTTTGGTACTCCGTTCAATACTCCGTTAACGTAGATGTAACGAAAAAATTTGCCTTAGGCATCAGTTGTGATGTTTTTATCGGGCTCTGCCAACAGCAGTAAAGACTCAATACCTGGTTCTTCTACCCGCTGATGGAGATTGTAATAAGCGCGTCTAAACCAATGAATAAACGTAATGACCGACACCATGCTCAGGCTTGTGTAAACCCATACAAAAATTATTTGTAGCTAAACAAGCGCTTTGTATTGATTTTCTGAGACTACTCCTCCCTTCAGACCCAACTATAAAGGTTATACCCTAGGACAAACCCTATCAGCTCTAGTATCATGATAAGTCCTATCACGACCATAGTCACAGTTGACTGTATTTTGTTGGGTTTTATGCGTTGCACAGCTCAATATTGCGATTTGAAGAGGCAATTTGCGCTCAAATATATCCCAATACTTGCTTATTTTGGTAGCTATTTAGGAGACTCAAATACTTGATTACTAGATACTTGCAAGAGAATGAGTTTCAACCCTAGGAATTTAGTCAAAATACAGCTACTTGATAATTAGTGATTTATAAAATAAGCTTGTTTAAAACCGAACTATATAACAAAAAACAACTAGTTGATAATGAGAGATTTGCGTCAAATAATACCACCTAAATAGTTACTTATTTTGAGGATTTATTGAATTTAATTTGCTTGATACGCAAGAGTTTTCAGTACACTACAGGTTCCAAACCAGTTCTGATTGGGTATCACTCACTTTAACACAAAAGCCCCTCTGCAATAGGGGGCTTTTGTGATTAATGGCATACTGTGGCATCAGGTTTGGTTACCAAATCACCACACGAACATTTTCGGGGCGGTACATTGGGTCTCCTTCCTTTACATCAAAAGCCTTGTAGAAGTAAGGCATATTTGACATCGGGCCAATGGTGCGGAACTCCCCGGGCGAGTGAGGGTCGGTTTTGATTTGCTCTAGTCTCACCTGGGGGCGGTACTTGCTACGCCATACACGGGCAAACCCGATAAAGAGGCGTTGCTCGGGCGTAAAGCCGTCTTTGTCGGCGGGGCGGCCATTTTTGGCAAAAGAACGTTGTAGCGCATCATAGGCTAGGGTAAGCCCGCCAAGGTCGGCGATATTTTCGCCCAATGTGAGTTGTCCGTTGACGTGTACGCTATCTAGTACAGTGTAGGCGTTGAACTGCTCCACCATTTTGCGGGTGCGTTCTTCAAACTTTTGGCGGTCTTCAGGAGTCCACCACATACGTAGGTTGCCATCGGCATCAAACTGGCTGCCTTGGTCGTCGAAGCCGTGGATGATTTCGTGGCCTATTACGGCTCCGATAGCCCCATAGTTAAGCGCATCATCCGCTTTGAAATCAAAGAAAGGTGGTTGCAAAATTCCGGCAGGGAATACGATTTCGTTGCGGGTAGGGCTATAGTAGGCATTAACGGTAGGCGGAGTCATTCCCCACTCGTTGGGGTCTACGGGCTGGCCTAGCTTGCTGATGGTTTCGGCAAACTCAAAAGCACTCACACGGCGGAGGTTGCCAAGGAAATCATCGGCACGTAGGTCGAGCTTGCTATAGTCGCGCCATACATCAGGATAGCCGATTTTGTAGTTGATGGCGTTGAGCTTTTTAAGGGCTTCTTCTTTGGTAGCCTCTCCCATCCAGTCGAGGTTTTTGATACGCTCGCGCAATGCCTCGCGGATATTCTCAATCATTTCTTCCATACGGACTTTAGCCGCAGGAGGGAAGGCTTCGGCTACGTAGAGTTTGCCTAGAGGTTGGCCTACAGCACGGTTGACCATGCCTTGCATAATTTTCCAACGCTCTTGCATTTCGGAAATACCCCTTAGGCGAGTGCTGAAAAACTCAAAGCTGGTTTTTTCTAGCTCTTCGCTCAAGTACGCCGAT contains:
- a CDS encoding M13 family metallopeptidase, whose translation is MNYTTPRMWLWAVLLLAPMGLLAQALDLKDMDKTVRAQDDFYRFVNGGWLDRTEIPASEGRWGSFNEVNDRNLEILKKILEKAQKDKKSAKGSDIQLVGAMYASGMDMERRNALGATPIKPELDQLASLQSPNQVAPMWAYFQKTGIGGVPFFFYITIDAKDSKVNAAHLSQAGLSLPSRDYYLEDNFADVRKDYVAHIAKMFVLATGISQEQAEAQANTVLKMETRLATFQRTPVQNRVPTKRYNKMTIAELEQITFNINWKEYFAEMGLNSEDIPYIIVGQPEFISMVDRMISDFKPAEWRALLTWKLISGSSAYLSEELEKTSFEFFSTRLRGISEMQERWKIMQGMVNRAVGQPLGKLYVAEAFPPAAKVRMEEMIENIREALRERIKNLDWMGEATKEEALKKLNAINYKIGYPDVWRDYSKLDLRADDFLGNLRRVSAFEFAETISKLGQPVDPNEWGMTPPTVNAYYSPTRNEIVFPAGILQPPFFDFKADDALNYGAIGAVIGHEIIHGFDDQGSQFDADGNLRMWWTPEDRQKFEERTRKMVEQFNAYTVLDSVHVNGQLTLGENIADLGGLTLAYDALQRSFAKNGRPADKDGFTPEQRLFIGFARVWRSKYRPQVRLEQIKTDPHSPGEFRTIGPMSNMPYFYKAFDVKEGDPMYRPENVRVVIW